In Apium graveolens cultivar Ventura chromosome 10, ASM990537v1, whole genome shotgun sequence, the following are encoded in one genomic region:
- the LOC141691019 gene encoding uncharacterized protein LOC141691019, translating to MEVSQCWREAQLSSTNDRQKVGAREWEKPNAGWFKVNVDAAVFQDNSIGCGAVIRDEQGMFRGAMCKKMEGAWRPKEAEAIALKEALSWIIELQYERCVFETDSKAVVQACKKAPDQSFFGTIVDDCVHLSKHVNQVLIQFAFRSANKVAHELARATYSMSDKGEWYATPPDFISHVLELDI from the exons ATGGAAGTGAGCCAG TGTTGGAGGGAAGCTCAATTATCGTCTACAAATGATCGACAAAAAGTTGGTGCAAGAGAGTGGGAGAAACCGAATGCAGGATGGTTTAAAGTTAACGTGGACGCTGCAGTGTTCCAGGATAATAGCATTGGTTGTGGTGCGGTTATCAGAGATGAACAAGGAATGTTTAGGGGAGCTATGTGTAAAAAGATGGAGGGGGCCTGGAGACCAAAAGAAGCAGAAGCTATTGCGCTAAAGGAAGCACTGTCATGGATCATTGAATTACAGTATGAAAGGTGTGTGTTTGAAACTGATTCAAAGGCAGTAGTGCAGGCATGTAAGAAAGCTCCAGATCAATCTTTTTTCGGAACCATAGTGGATGATTGTGTCCATTTATCAAAGCACGTAAATCAAGTGCTTATTCAGTTTGCATTTAGATCTGCGAATAAGGTGGCACATGAATTAGCTAGAGCTACCTATTCTATGTCAGATAAAGGAGAGTGGTATGCCACTCCTCCTGATTTTATTTCCCATGTGTTAGAACTTGATATTTGA
- the LOC141691020 gene encoding uncharacterized protein LOC141691020 codes for MARSQASLEDMYANLVIEEEEEDEIVVANNEVVEQKPTYMLVGKFLTEKNINFQVMQNLMASLWRPREGMEVYEMGDRKYSFIFYHKLDVAKVMEGGPWSFEQSMLVLHQVEMGDDPTAVEIQDMEMWIQIYDMPRGFISENILKNIGAAMGKYVKSDPTTFEGGWKPYIRIRVAVNVKRPLKRRLKIKREGNNWSWINFKYEKLGTFCFVCGIIGHSERECDVVYANPEKLIDKAYGTWLRAPSRGVKNNTGSRWIRNTDGGKDAWGTQKQQGEASNVHGGNQGGARFMDVDGRIHEIGGEVGEILVKSRDLREQQVTEDVTQGYKESNDENIVIDPKRKRVDNGKHGENNGPDLLQINENQPKDVSKNLLMAGPGVEKVRKKLNFAGCFAIDVQGHGGGLALIWKNEGAVQITNSCNNFIDFEVNNEQTGRWRYTGYYGIPDRTRRVESWNMLRDPSVASVLPWCIIGDFNDIVSMDEKRGGQRQPRRLMEGFSEAIMDCGLHDLGFSGDIFTWERSRGKETWIQERLDRGMATSRWTEMFPLAEVKILEVTTSDHMPILLQLNRQVFVQRGRRFKFENMWIKDRECRNIVQACWEEEDGGDLMGKIMRCCTKLEEWGGGLIHEMKLNMGKSRKEMQRYRSRRDIFGIQKYDTARCHYLKLLEKQEIFWRQRAKQFWLREGEKNTRFFHKFASTRKEHNKIKKLKTENGDWKETDAEIQEIITDYFDNMFCSTSTGISLPARIELPVVSDMQSQLLVSPIVEEEVKRAVFAMHSDKSPGIDGLNPGFYRAYWEIVGGDVTKFCRTFFETGELPADVNRTLVCLIPKVKQPKKVADLRPISLCNVLMRILSKVMANRLKPTLNALISEKQSAFIEGRLLTDNALIAYEINHYIHRKTQGKVGVAGLKVDISKAYDRLEWSFIEMMLERFAFPAIWIKRVMQCIKTVSYSFLRNGEIFGEVIPQRGIRQGDPISPYLYILCAEGLSAMIRKHEECGLLHGCKIAKNAPTISHLLFADDCYFFLKATKSEASILKSVLQRYEALSGQIINYDKSEIVFSPNTSDDDRVGVCDSFAVRQVQKPGKYLGMPM; via the exons ATGGCGCGTTCTCAAGCATCGCTAGAAGATATGTATGCAAATCTTGTCATCGaagaggaagaggaggatgaAATAGTGGTGGCAAATAATGAAGTGGTTGAACAGAAGCCAACATATATGCTGGTGGGGAAATTTTTAACAGAGAAAAATATCAACTTTCAAGTTATGCAAAATCTAATGGCGTCATTGTGGCGGCCCAGAGAAGGAATGGAAGTGTATGAGATGGGAGATCGGAAATACTCGTTTATATTCTATCATAAACTGGATGTAGCAAAGGTTATGGAAGGAGGGCCTTGGTCCTTTGAACAGTCGATGCTGGTACTTCATCAAGTGGAAATGGGGGACGATCCAACTGCGGTTGAGATACAAGATATGGAAATGTGGATACAAATATATGATATGCCAAGAGGTTTCATCTCCGAGAACATTTTGAAAAACATAGGTGCAGCAATGGGAAAGTATGTCAAATCAGACCCAACAACGTTTGAAGGAGGCTGGAAACCATATATAAGAATTCGGGTTGCAGTGAATGTAAAAAGGCCGCTGAAACGAAGATTGAAGATAAAGCGAGAAGGAAACAATTGGAGTTGgattaattttaaatatgaaaaacTTGGTACATTTTGCTTTGTTTGTGGTATCATAGGACATTCTGAAAGGGAGTGTGACGTTGTTTATGCAAATCCTGAGAAGCTGATAGATAAGGCATACGGAACTTGGTTACGTGCACCGTCCAGGGGTGTGAAAAATAATACAGGGTCAAGGTGGATTCGAAATACAGATGGGGGAAAGGATGCATGGGGTACCCAGAAGCAGCAAGGGGAAGCTTCAAACGTCCATGGTGGAAATCAGGGAGGTGCGAGATTCATGGATGTTGATGGTAGGATTCACGAGATTGGTGGCGAGGTTGGCGAGATCCTAGTCAAATCACGTGATTTGAGGGAACAGCAAGTAACAGAAGATGTGACTCAGGGATACAAGGAATCTAATGACGAGAATATAGTGATTGACCCTAAAAGAAAGCGGGTTGATAACGGCAAGCATGGAGAAAATAACGGGCCGGATTTATTACAAATAAATGAGAATCAACCGAAAGATGTGTCAAAAAACTTGCTAATGGCGGGTCCTGGG GTAGAGAAAGTTCGTAAGAAATTAAATTTTGCAGGGTGTTTTGCTATCGACGTACAAGGTCATGGAGGAGGGCTTGCCTTGATCTGGAAAAATGAGGGAGCAGTGCAAATTACAAATAGTTGTAATAATTTTATAGATTTTGAGGTCAATAACGAACAAACTGGAAGGTGGAGGTATACTGGGTATTATGGCATTCCTGATAGAACTAGACGTGTTGAATCTTGGAATATGCTTCGTGACCCTTCTGTAGCCTCAGTATTACCGTGGTGTATAATAGGAGACTTTAATGATATCGTTTCGATGGATGAGAAGAGAGGGGGGCAAAGACAACCTAGAAGATTGATGGAGGGATTTTCTGAGGCAATAATGGATTGTGGCTTGCATGATTTGGGTTTTTCTGGAGATATATTTACATGGGAGAGATCAAGAGGAAAAGAAACGTGGATCCAAGAGAGATTGGATAGAGGAATGGCAACAAGTCGGTGGACCGAGATGTTTCCGTTAGCAGAAGTGAAAATTCTAGAGGTAACGACATCAGACCACATGCCCATACTGCTGCAGTTGAATAGACAAGTGTTTGTGCAACGAGGTCGAAGATTTAAGTTTGAAAATATGTGGATCAAGGATAGGGAATGTAGAAACATAGTGCAAGCATGTTGGGAAGAGGAAGATGGGGGAGATTTGATGGGGAAAATAATGAGATGTTGTACGAAATTAGAAGAATGGGGTGGGGGTTTAATTCATGAGATGAAATTGAATATGGGGAAGTCTAGAAAGGAAATGCAAAGATACCGTTCCAGAAGAGACATATTCGGGATTCAGAAATATGATACTGCACGGTGCCATTACCTGAAACTATTAGAAAAGCAAGAGATTTTTTGGCGTCAAAGAGCCAAACAGTTTTGGCTCCGTGAGGGTGAGAAAAATACCCGATTCTTTCATAAATTCGCTTCTACAAGAAAGGAGCATAACAAAATTAAAAAGTTGAAAACTGAGAATGGGGATTGGAAGGAAACGGATGCTGAAATTCAAGAGATTATCACAGATTATTTTGATAATATGTTCTGCAGTACAAGTACAGGAATAAGTCTGCCAGCAAGAATTGAACTTCCGGTTGTTTCAGATATGCAGAGCCAGTTGCTTGTCTCGCCTATAGTGGAGGAGGAAGTTAAACGTGCTGTGTTTGCTATGCACTCAGATAAATCGCCTGGGATCGATGGCTTAAATCCAGGATTCTATCGAGCATACTGGGAGATAGTAGGAGGAGATGTGACTAAGTTTTGTAGAACTTTTTTCGAAACTGGAGAGCTACCAGCTGATGTGAATCGCACTCTGGTATGTCTAATTCCCAAAGTGAAGCAACCAAAGAAAGTGGCTGATCTTAGGCCTATCTCGTTGTGCAATGTGTTGATGCGAATTTTATCTAAAGTAATGGCAAACAGGTTAAAACCAACGTTAAATGCTCTTATTTCTGAAAAGCAAAGTGCATTTATCGAAGGTCGTTTGCTAACTGATAATGCTTTGATAGCATATGAGATCAACCATTATATTCATAGGAAAACACAAGGGAAGGTTGGAGTAGCTGGATTGAAGGTGGACATCTCTAAAGCTTATGATCGGTTGGAGTGGTCATTTATTGAAATGATGCTCGAAAGATTTGCGTTTCCTGCTATCTGGATAAAAAGAGTAATGCAATGTATTAAAACAGTTTCTTATAGTTTCCTAAGAAATGGTGAAATTTTTGGGGAAGTGATACCTCAACGAGGAATACGACAAGGGGATCCAATCTCTCCGTACCTGTATATCCTTTGTGCAGAAGGTTTGAGTGCAATGATTCGAAAGCATGAAGAGTGCGGTCTATTACATGGGTGTAAAATTGCAAAAAATGCACCAACAATCTCTCACTTACTCTTTGCAGACGATTGCTATTTCTTTCTTAAAGCAACAAAGTCAGAAGCAAGCATATTAAAGAGTGTACTACAGAGGTATGAAGCATTGTCTGGCCAGATTATAAATTATGATAAATCTGAAATCGTATTCAGTCCTAATACGTCTGATGATGATCGGGTGGGGGTATGTGATAGTTTCGCAGTGAGACAAGTTCAAAAACCTGGAAAGTACCTTGGTATGCCTATGTGA